In Amia ocellicauda isolate fAmiCal2 chromosome 5, fAmiCal2.hap1, whole genome shotgun sequence, a genomic segment contains:
- the chad gene encoding chondroadherin: MLRVSFCVACLLVLVVAVSSAPSKCPSSCHCHGDLQHVICDNAGLKKIPRVSDTTRLLNLQNNNLLVLPTGGFSNGKNLISLHLQNCQIKEIAGKSFKGLKKLVYLYLSNNEINVLKPGAFEDLTGLTYLYLDGNQISDLPKGIFSPMINLFILQLDNNKIRELGGSTFTGTKGLRWLHLSGNEISSIQTTALDEVENLAIFYLERNRLSTYPGAALSKLRVVEEFSLSNNPMKIIPDNAFRSFGKYVEKLHLDNMGLELFSDGAFNGVTALKSLHIENNKLKFLPPSLEFTTIQNMTLANNSWMCTCQLAPLRKWMDSSRLRPEATCVSPSSQRGKQIRDSNAFSSCRGKPIRQKKGTRL, translated from the exons AAGTgccccagttcctgccactgccACGGGGACCTGCAGCATGTCATCTGTGACAATGCCGGGCTGAAGAAGATCCCCCGCGTGTCTGACACCACACGCCTGCTCAACCTGCAGAACAACAACCTCCTGGTCTTGCCTACTGGGGGCTTCAGCAATGGCAAGAATCTAATTTCCCTGCATCTGCAGAACTGTCAGATCAAGGAGATTGCTGGGAAGTCTTTCAAAGGGCTCAAGAAGCTTGTCTACCTCTACTTGTCCAACAATGAGATCAATGTCCTTAAGCCGGGGGCGTTCGAAGACCTGACTGGGCTGACCTACCTCTACCTGGATGGCAACCAGATCAGTGACCTGCCCAAGGGCATCTTCTCGCCCATGATCAACCTCTTCATTCTCCAGCtggacaacaacaaaatccgaGAGTTGGGTGGCAGCACCTTCACTGGCACCAAAGGCCTGCGCTGGCTGCATCTCAGTGGCAACGAGATATCCTCCATTCAGACCACTGCCCTGGATGAGGTCGAAAACCTGGCCATCTTCTACCTCGAACGTAACCGCCTCAGCACCTACCCCGGCGCTGCACTAAGTAAACTACGCGTGGTGGAGGAGTTCAGTCTCTCCAATAACCCCATGAAGATCATACCCGACAATGCCTTTCGGTCCTTCGGAAAGTATGTGGAGAAGCTGCATCTTGACAACATGGGGCTGGAGCTG TTCTCAGATGGGGCGTTTAATGGTGTGACAGCTCTGAAGTCTCTGCACATTGAAAACAACAAACTCAAGTTCCTGCCTCCCAGCCTAGAATTCACCACCATCCAGAACATGACACTGGCCAACAACTCTTGGATGTGCACTTGTCAGCTTGCCCCCCTGCGCAA GTGGATGGACTCCAGCAGGCTGCGTCCAGAAGCTACCTGTGTATCTCCTTCATCACAGAGAGGAAAACAGATCAGGGACAGCAATGCCTTTAGCAGCTGCAGAGGGAAACCAATTAGGCAGAAAAAGGGAACACGCCTTTAA